The genomic window TGACGTCTGTCCGCCAACTCCCACAACTACGCGCCAAGGAGAGACAGTTTAGACCCGATCAGTTAGAACTGAAAGAATACAAGTCCAGCGAATTGATAACTCGCGTTTGTCGCAGAGAACACCAACGATGTATCGCGACTTTCGGTCCTCGCTGAGAGGAAGAGTTTTTAAACCGAGTTACAATTTCCCCCGAAAGTGGGACAACCGTCCTACGGAGCGAGCGAGCTGGGTGGCCTGCGAACTTTCCAGGACTCGAATCGCGGTGAGAATAACtccgtttttcttctttcagaTCGTAGGTCTGTTCGCCTTGGCGACCGTCGCCCTGGCCGCTCCTCTGGACAACACAACGCCGATCCCGATCCTCCGGCAGGCGCAGGACGGTCCGAACCCCGACGGATCTTACAGCTGGAGCTACGAGACCGGAAACGGAATCCAGGCCCAGGAGCAGGGGTACCTGGAGAATCCCGGAACCGATGCCGAAGGCATGTCCGTGCAGGGAGGCTACAGCTACACCGGAGAAGACGGCGTGCCAATCCAAGTTACGTACATCGCCAACAAGGATGGATTCCAGCCCCAGGGTGCTCATCTCCCGACACCACCCCCAATCCCCGCGGAGATCCTCCAGGCTCTCGAGTACATAGCGGCTCACCCAGAGGAAAACGACATCGACGCGCCCAAGCAGCCGTACAACTAAGGATACACTCTCCGCAGCCGTCGAACTACCCTGCAATCCATCCAGTATCCTAACTTCGCTCAGAGGCGGGAGGATAACCGAGCGAGCCGTCAGACGCGCGGATTAGACGCGGAATAGTTGTGCGGTTTTTCCTCCGGTCGAAGGTAAACTTTGATCCCAGGAAAAGATGTTTACCGTGTCTCACGGCTGGCTTGCCTTCACTTTAATCCTCCTTCCGTCTCCACAATACTCGctgtatgattattattacacatgataataatatagttaaataataattatatatatatatatatatatatatgtatatatatattgtataatgtatattttaaaCGTTTTCTACGCAAAGAACATAAAAATGATGccgtgtaaataaattattattttaaaacaacTGTAAGAGAaatcttttattattatcgacaAAAACGTGTCGCGTTTTTAAAACCTTATTACGGTGCATGATAcgcacatacatgtataaagcTTTGGACTTATTGGATTGGTCGAAAGGTATCGCTGCAGAATGGTAATTCGAATGGTTAATTAATTACGAGACTCGTCTCGCGGTTAATTGCAGCCTAAGCCGATGCCTCATTAACCCGAGACGCTTTAGACACTCGGACGTCTGCAGATGCGGACAAGGTATCATTTGTCGTATACCATGCGCGTACGAGTTAATTAACTATGAGTAAAAGTGTCTAACGAAGCAACGAAAAATTAGAGAGAACCATTTTCGAGAAAGCCGACACGGGGCTTGGCCCCGAGTAAAAGTAAAATCATGAATCAATGCGAGGCCGAGTCTTGGAGAAGTCTGCGCGGCGTGTCGATCGCGCATACGTAATTTGTTATACCTACGTAATCCAGACCAAACCTTGCCGCAGATGAACGAACGGCTAAATGGAAGGTAAAACAAACATCCAGTAGCATGATCAGTGGCATCAAACTTGATCAGTGGATCGTTAGAGCGAGCCGCGCGCGACGAGAAAGTTAATAAAAACTACGCGAGATCCACTTGataaatattagaaaaaaactCAAGCGTTCGTTATATCCAGGTCCATCCGGCATCCACCCATCTCAATGATGCTCACGCATGATAATCGGCACCGATCGACACCAATGAATATTCATCACCCTACGTCCACTGATTTTTGAACGGCGTTGCCGCACCGTCGGCGCGACAGTCTGTGAACCATGTGCACAACCGCTTCAACGTCCGTCCGCAGACGATACGACGTCTTAATTCCACAACGTTAGAGCTGCAGTGTCTGGATGCCGCCTCTGCCACTTGAGCAGGTACCCGATAGTATCTCCCAGAAGCTCACTTCTCTGGTCAAGTCTTCGTCAAGTCTTCGAGATGACTCTCCGGAAGTCAAGTGGGCATCTCACACTCCAAACGCATCATTCGCCTTGGGGATTCATCCACGATGACGCTCTTTGGAGGTGGAAAGTCAGGATGAGGAACCAAGCAGAGTTTCGGAGACCGTCACACTTCAGGATTTACGACATTCCAGCCACGCGGTTCGACGACCTTCCAGCTCTTCTCATTGTCAGAATAAGGTCCGAAGTACGAACTTCTACATTACGTTGAACTCGAAGTTTTCGACCGGATGTCTAGATTGATCTTGAGAGGAACAGCCAACGAAGATCGTCGGTGAGGCGGGGGTAAGTTGGAACGGAAATAATTGATAGACGTGAAGTCCAGAAATTAACGTAAGTATTACCGAGTCGGAATTCATGAGATCAAATTTTCTCCTGCCGAATCCTCGATTCATCCAAATTCATATAATGTCGAAAGGCGAGCGTTAGATTGGTATTTACCTACATTAACTTTCCCCTGTATGAATTAATCTCGGTCTAGCCATGCAAGTGaaagtattattatttggaatatgCATGTGACTTTGGGGCGTGTTTGTCGCGTTTATCGATACGCGAAGCTCCGGTGATGGATGATTATTTGGCAAGAACGATCTGCCGGCGAAGAGTTACTCTTGATAAATTTGCACCTGAATGGAATTGATGCTGTGTGTGCGTTTCGACGACGGTATAATCCAATGTAATCTCAAAAGGCTCAAACCTAGGCCTCTGTCCACCTACGCCGAGTTTATAAACGCGTTTACGCAATTTCCCCGCCCTCTGCATGCCTCGCAGCAGCACGGCAAACGACGCTTTACTTGATTTGCATAGCAAACGGGACTGGCGTTTCGTATCTTCCAAATCCTTCATTGATTTCCAAGCCTCAGTCTAGCGTTTGGCACTTCTTGAGAAACCCCCGACCCTGATTTTTTGTGCCCACGCATCAGTCCTCATTCGTactaaaatgaattattcttctTACTCTCCAAAGGCCGGCAGCTCTCTTCGATAATACCGAATGGGAGGAGAGAACAGCTGTGGCGTTTTTGTGAATGGGACGATTAACCACGCGTTTCAATTAGTCGGCCGGACCGGCGTGCAAATTTTCGGACGTTGCTATTTCTGAACACGGGGACACGTGTTCAAGTCAAACAAATCGTCATGCGCGTAATTTGCATTAGATgtgtcattgttattattattcgccGGTGAATCGAGTGCCGTCACACGCAGTACGTGACACTTTTGCACCCAAGGAAGGCCGCGAGGTAACTTCGGCAAACTTATTTCTAACACCAGACACGTCCCTCGTGTATTTGGTTCCGAGTCGCGTAACCCTAGAGTTCCATGTATATACCGACGATTTACAACCATTCAATGTGATACGGAATAAAAGATTTTCCCTTCCGTGAGAATATCGCCAAATTTCGCTCATATTATCCGTCTATAATTCACTAGGAATTCCGCTACTCGATGATAGGCTATTCCAAACTTATATTTCGACTGGGGAGAGTTAGAGGGAGGGCTTTATGAGATCTAACAATTTATTTCCTTTCTAGTAATACCCGGGGGATTACTGGACTTAGGAACTGATTTATTCTACCGTCTTAAGACAGCAGCAGGTGCAGCGTTCGTTGGGCTAGGTTCAAACGTGCGGAAATAGGCACGCCACTTTTGGCAGATTTATCGGAGCGAAAATCGCCGTGCTCTATCTCTCTGCACGGGAAGCTccgtttttctaatttcagcTCACAAACTTCGTCAGAAAAGTTGAACAGCAAGCCAAAACCCTTAAGGCACTTTCCCTCGGAACCACCCGTTTGCAATTACTCCAACGGTTAGCTAAACGAGCTAAAACGATTTCTGGGAAAGATCTGCAATCTCCGGTTGACTCACGGAATTCCAGGTAGCCAAACTCGTTTCGACACTTAAGAAAGAATTTTATCCGTATGATCCACTTCCGCCTGAAATGGATAGCTGGAACTCTGATATTGTAAGAGAAGCGATGTTGCATCGCTTTAAGTCACGATATCCAATTCGATAATCTATAGTGACCGTCAATGATCTGTCAACACTTTCGATCGATCTATCTTAGCTTCATAATTGGAAGCAATTTTGGGTGTGTGCTTTCAAGTGTATCTAACTTGCCACCTAGTAATTCGTCATTTTCATTGATAGGAGACGTTAACGTTGTAACCCAATATTGCCTTCAAGTTGCATTATCAGCCTAACGATGAATGCGCGTATTTTCAGTTCGAAAATAACCAATCATGCAAAATTTTGCACAGGGCTCGGTTACGCTGTCGTGAAGTCGTGGATAGGACAAAAGGGTTTGAACAACATCCGGAGGGTTTGAAAAAGTAGTTTTTATTACAGTCAATCGTTAGTATTTCTTAGGCTGCTGGTTTCGCGTCTGTTGATTGAACAGTGTCGTTTCCGGCCTGAGTCTTGGGGGTGGTTTGGTgggttcttcttcttccggAACTTCCGTCGTTGACGGCTGCTTGGCGATCCACTCAAGCGCCCTTTGTATGGCGATGGGAATCGGGGGTGGCGTGGGAAGATGAGCCCCGGCGACTTGGGTGCCAAATTCGTCGGCTGTCCAGCTCAATGAAATCGGAGTACCGTCGGGTGCGTTGTATTGCACAGAGCCCTGGATCAGTTGGGTCTCGTCCGATGTTCCGGCGTATTTCCGGCTCCCGACTTCCTTCTGCAGGATTCCACCCTCCGTCTCGTAGTTGAACGAATAGTGCCCTTTATTGTCACCAAGGTTGTGCTCTGCGGAAATCACCTTCTCCGGCTCCCGGAAGTACTCCTGACTCGATGATAATCCGGCGCTGAAGGCCAAcaactgaaagaaaaatcgtaaGCAAACAATGAATCAAATTGTTGCGATTGGATACtcgaagaaataattttgagGCGTTGCAGTTATTCGGTCAACGATAActgtgttggaaaaaaaacattcttgAGTACCTCAGTTTCGTAATTCACGAAGTTATAAgagatatttattattttctaatcACTTGTTGAATGTCAAGATTTCCTCCGGCAAAACTGTGACAcagattcaaattcaatttagcTTCAACACCGTTTTGCCCGGGGCAAAAATGGTCATTTACTTATGCAGAGTATGTGGTAATTCACAATGATTTGATCTATCCTGAttcgtaatatttttaacttcTTTGCTTCTCGTGGCTGTTCTCTTTTCTTATTAAATATCATCATCAGCCTTACAGATCTCGCGAATTCACATAGACGAATGCTACTACAGCGGTTATCAATCACTGCAGATCTGCAAGGCCACCCGAAGGTaggttgtaaaaaaaagtttcactcTTACTGCACAAGAAATGCAAAGCCAGAAGCCGCCTATCTATTACATATACTGTATATAATCTATCAACGAGCCCTGCGATTCACATCTGGATCGACGCGTCGTGCAATCTgatgcaaaaaattaaaaaatattctctctctccctccctttGTTCGCCTTCCGCGACCATCGAACACGATAATCTCTGCCAATTGCTTGTCGCGTAACGTTATATGTTAACGAATTTAGCGTTGCAGTTGAAGGAGACCGGAATGAAAATTGCGCCAGAGGGGTTGAAGAGAGAAGAGGTGGAAAAAGAGACGCGGCGATCAGGTGCGAAGGGGAAATGGAAGGGGGCGGATAGGCTGAGACTGGGTCACCCATGAAGAACGAGAGTCCCGCTACGAACGGCCCCGATGCACTCACCAGGAGGACGCGCATGCTGTACATTATATCTTGCCAAATGAGGTGCGGAAGGAGTGGTTATCGACAGAAGACGAAGCACGTGCGGCACGTTTAACAGAATGCCCGGAGATCAGTCCGATGGTCTCTGGAGTGGAGATGGCGACTAACTATTTGCCGGTTGGGGGCCGAGTCTGCCTTTATATCCACGACAATCACCTAGCTTTACATAACCCGGGAAAGTGTACTTTGAGCAACTACTCCAGCTAGGACTTCCACCTCGGCATCCTGCGCCCGGCTCCTCTGGTTCTGAATCCTCGAGGCTTGGGGGGTACGCGTCCTTAGTTTCTACCCTGCCCTCTTCAAACGCCCCGGAAAGACAATCTCACTGGACTTTTCGACTTCGCCGAGTCTCCTTTCATCCACCTTACGCAAGCTCGATCGTCGCTGGAAAAACAGGACGGGGTACCAGGCTTGACCTTCGCACTGTACAATTTCGATGGATTCCATTTTAAGATCGTGTTATACCTGGGCGATTATAGACTTCGTTAGAAGAGGAAAATGGAAGCGTTgctgaatgatttttttaaacaaccaAGGTCCTTGAGACACATCTGGGTCAAGCGGTCACTGAAAAGGTCAAGTTTCATGGTTCACGTTTCGGGAGACCAATGCGCGTGATTTATTCAACGAATCCCGTATTATTATAtgttaattatatatatatatatatatatatgaacgCATTCGTTCAACGCTTATCCCCGTGGTGCAGTGGAAACTTTCATTTAATTCTGGCCATGAATATGTGTCACGTAATTTGTGTAATTACGTCGACTTAAATTAGCATCGATCCATCGACTTTGAGATTTTGCAAGCGAGCCGGCGCATCTCGAACATGCACTAACCGGTAGTTAATGTCAATCCATACCCGAACAAGAATAAGGGGACGATTCGGTATCGCGATGATCAATCCGCCCGAGTGTCGACATGAATACTGTACGGTTTTGTAAGAAAATGTGGAAACTCTTTCAGAATGGTGAGTTGCCGCTAATCGTGTTTTGTCTCCATCGAGCATacggagaaaaaacaaaccttGCCACTGTGCTTACCGTGAAGACGGGTCAAGCAGGCCAAATAAGGGTCAAGTTGATCAACATCGTCGAGTCTCAGCGATGTGACGGATGAATTCGAGGACACTTGTCACTTGAAAGAcgtattacaaaaaattgtacgaagcTATCGGGAGGTTCAACTCCTGTCACACAGTAAATGAGTACACCCGTAATAGAGCTTGTTGCAGCGACTCGACGCTTGACGTTACCGCTGTTCTTGGATGCCAAGAAATATGAACGCCGAGTCCTTTGTCGACTCATAAATCTTTGAACTCCAGGCTATCTTGTATCCCAATCATTGTCTTGGGCCCAGTTGTCCAAACCTGATTGACTCAGCACGCGAACACTTCCACCTTAATATTACCAGGTAAGTGTGTGATGTGTTCCGCGCGTCATCTCTGTGCTTCCAACGTTTATCCGTATGAAGTTGCTCTCGGCGGAGTTCTGAATGTGACTTGATCTCTACGTTCTCTCTGATATTTCCCGACCTTTACGGACATGAGAATGTGATTGAATCCATAGCCGTCGTTGTAGCTAATCCCGCAGTTCGTTGAGCTCGTTCTTAAATGCCCCTCTGATATTCCCAACAGTATACCGTCGATTCAATATTCAATCAAATTATCAATTGCTTGCCATTGATCTTTCAATGATCAATCGATCGATGGATTCTATTACGGACTTTGCGTTAGtggattgaaataaattacacTATATGGCAACATGTTTTTCCGTTTGGCCAATCCCAAACCTACACACGTTCCATCATTAAACGAATGACGCATCAGATTTACTCAGAGTGAACTCTCCAATTGTATGTTGCAAAGATTTTGACaatataaaatgtaaatacaTTTAAAGAAACTGTTCAACTTTCGACTGGGGTAATATTTGATGTGAATTCAAATCACAGGTTTCtaaaatttagaaaacttCGCACAagcatgtgaaaaaaaatttctcgcatCATAATCGTTACTGCATTCAATTGGAGTGCAAGGAGCAGGCAAACTTACGAAAACTGATTGTTCAAAGAACCAAGTCCCTTCGTCTACCtcgaaattgattgaattgtATAATGAAACGGATGGAGACGTGCTTTGTTAAGATTCTCACAAGAAAATCAATTATACTCTATTCTGATTTTGCCAAGTATACGTTTCTTGTCGCACCCACAGGCCTGAAGCCTAAACATGCGATCTATTCAGACGTTTGTTAAGTTAAGACACCCGTTTCCAGTTCACACGATATGCAGCGACTTAATTAACACGAATGCAACGTAAATATGTTGAATAATTAAGTTGAATAGCACCGTGGTGTTGGTGAGTAATGGATTGAAAACAAACATTCCATGTTGGAAATAAGTGACGACGAACAGGTCAAAGGCCAGGAGCATCACGCCGCAGAAATTCTGGAATCAGTGGTAATCGCGGGTGTCGCGAAATCCGATGACGTTTAAGAGCGACCGTGCAGATTTATGCCGATTGCTTATGCAGCTGCGACACGTTCCAAGCCGCAATTTCTCCCGCTTGGCTGAACCATCGAAAGGACGGAAAAGGCCGTTTCGAGCTCTGCACGAGCTGCAACGGGTGAGTATTTTAATGTTATTGCCATTATGAAATAACGACGGTACAACAACCATAACCGGGCAAACTCGTAACATGTGTACAGTATAATATAACGTGTATCGTGTAATCGGCACGGGGCGATTATCTCTCAGTGTTTCATGATCATTCGTAATTAAACGATTCGTGCACCTTGAACTTTTCTGAATACTTCGCGACCCGGTCCGTTGATTGCGAATCAAACTGCGCGGTTGTGCTGTTCCCTGTCCTATCATCCTCTGATGCCTGACTGATTGATCGTGGGAATTTTGTACATCGCGTTACATAGTCGAAGGTAATCGgtgatgtaaaaataaattaacggGTACTCCGTGTTCATTCGTAATTGCTTTGAGACGTCTGGTCGATGCTGCCTTCTAATTATTAACAGCGTTTCAGGAATTATAGGCCCGAGTTTAAGTACATGAATGAACTGTACCAATTCCCATTTTATCAGCTGGTTTATTCGATCCTTTATCGCAATGAAGGGAATCAAAAGTATGAGCTCCACCTTATCTCAATCTCTCGAATCTCATTCGGACTCGCAATGTATACGCATATTATGCGAAAACTCgttaaaacttttcaaagtcaaattgtgctttatttttaatgaaatattaaaGCACTCGAGCCGTTTTAAGACGCGTACTTTTCGTTTTCTGCCAGGAAAATTGTGTCAAAGGATTTTTCTACTTCGAAATCATGCGGAGTTGAAAtacttttcatttccatttcGAACCTTTCGTGCAAGCTTCGGGACTACGTGCTAGCGGTAATATTTACCGGATGATTATAACCACTGGCTGGCGAAATTCTGAGCATTTCTCTCAGACGATAGACCAGTTTTAGCACCTATCGAtggtatgaaaatatttccgaaCGATTTTAGACGCATCAACGAAGGTGCCGCGTATTACGCAGCTCCAGCGGTATATATAAATCATCACGTCATGCGTTCGTCCAGCCAGCGTGATTTTCTATGATCCTACACACGCGCGTTCCGTGTTTACACAGCGTGTGTAGCGACATGTATGCGTATACGCTTGTTTGCCGCTAAATATTGTCCAATgtaattgaaagtaaaaactATTACGCGACTTGGTGCTTCTTCCAATGCCTCGAGGCGATCGTCCGTCGATTTTTACGACAATTTTTACACTTGTTACGTATCTACATGAAACTTGTTTCGTTCGATATCTTGCAGCGGTTTCCGTTGACGAAAATTACACGTGCGTAATTATTACGTAAATTCTTGACCCCGCGGTTATAGACGTATCCTGAAAACGACCTTCCCGAAGTGTTTGAACTCGCGGCTTCTTCGATAACGAAAtgaattagaataaaaaaaaattattgttcttACAACGAACGTTCACCAATCCTTCTTCGGTATTAATTGGCCTTGTCATAGACGATTGATCAATTTTATGATTATGTAAACTACAGTAAAGACGTAGTCGATATGATTCCTTCGTTTCTGACTATTGATTTACTGCCAATTTGTACGCCTCTCTTGTTCTTCTATATTTCtagctgttgctgctgctccGTTGGAACACCTGACAGAAAAACCACAGTTCATCATATTCGAAGGATCTAACAAAGCCCCTCAGACCCAGTGGTTAGCAATGTAGAGaattacacgtatatgtatactcaGTACTGTTTCGCCAAACATGGACATCGTCCCTAGATAATCGTCTATTCGTTACAAGGACGAACGAGTAGATCAGCTACACAGTCTCGCATGGTTTAACAAAGCGATGGTGTCATCGTCTCACCGATCATCACTCATCCGggatttcaaattcgataatctgtaatttttatgaaaaattccaCCGCACCGTCACATGTTTGAAATTATGACAGCAGGCTGCTGCccgaaggatttttttttttttaaactctccTAAGCAGGCGCTAATTCAAACGACTTTAATAGTTGGGTCAAATTTATTACGACACTCTTGGTGCCTGTGTTGACTTTGTCGCCGCGTCTGTAGCGGTATGCCACAGGCTGCTAATCAAAGCAACGACCAGTGTATATAATTGCAGTTCGGGTCCAAATTCGGACACTGGAAAGGACAAGTGGTGAAGAGAAATTTTGTACACTTGCTGCCGAGAAGAATAggtgaataaattgaataagaaCAGAGATATATTACACTTTgtcccaattttttcacttacttgcgtatgtattatatatatatatatatatacacatctCGCTGCAGACCTTGTTTCGTTATAGGTAGCgtaataatattgtaaaaatataatgtcAAGTTAGTAAAAAGTCCTAGTTTGCAAAACGAAcagcttaaatttatttcaaggCAGCACCATGTATTGTCATGAAGATACAAgtaatttaaatgaatttcttTCCTGTTTACCAtgtgaatttttaccaatttcatatataaatatcaatatctTAAAAAagggtatatattataaatgcaTATATGCATGTCAAAATGTTATTTCTTAGTTATTGAGCGTtgtaaacatatttttcaggCCGAATGTCACCCTGATACACGATGAACCAGTATAATAATCGGGTGAAATTCCATTGACCGAAACCCTGAAAGTACTCGGCAACAGATAAATTTTCCCTATTCAACTCAATATCTAATCTCAGGAATTCCATCTCTAGGAGTATAAAATGCCGAAGATCATCGGCATCGTATAAGTACCTCCATGTGAATATTATCTCGTAagaatttctaattatttattctgGGGACCAAGATCACGATTCATTGATTGTGTCATAACAAGCCGCGGCGCGGGTCGTAAAGACgcgaatggaaaaataaaaataaggaaataacaCCCGAGCATAATCGCGTGACTACGTTTCTGCGCAAATCTTCGCCAAACTTCGTTCATCGAGGTGCGGAAGAGACGCTAATTGTAAGACGTGTCCCGCAACGGACTGAAAATCGTCGACGATGCATCGGGCGGATTCCTCCGGGCGAGCCGACAACGAGGTCCAGGATGCCGCGCACGACGACGAGCATCTTTGCCCCGCGGCTCCGTTCGTGTCGGGCTTGTCTTGTCCGCCAAAAGTGAAAGTCCTCCTCTCCGTCGATCGGTAAAGGTCGACTCATCTTCACGAGTGGCCTCCGCGGCACAACAGGCGACAGCCAAACAGAAAACCACTGTGGGAATACAAACACCATCACGTTTTTCCTCTCGGTAGCAACCAGCGGTGCAGGCCAAGGGTTTCCCTCGAACCAACCTTTGCCGTCTACGGCACGAATAACCGAGCCGCGGTATTACGTTCAAAGGAGAACGGCTTGTGCTGAATGGTAGAAGAGAGTTTTTGGtatttccttcctttcttAACCGCATTATGAATCtgttagaaaatttatttcgtcgAAGCATGTTTCACCCAATCTGCATTTATCTTAATGctcaatgatttttattacgtTGGAATCATACATGAGTTTATTACGGCGAACTTTAAGCTACGGTGTAATAAGCGAGTAAGGAATCAATTATAATTAGTTACGTTCATCTGTGAAATCTCAATTTCGATCCGATTGAGTATTGGTGTATGATAAACTTCTTACAGAATACGTTGAAATTAGAGTAAATTCAAGACTTTGGCAGTTTcattttacttaatttttttctacttcgtATAAGGTATGGAAACAATCGTTGTATAATTGAACAAACAGGTATAGGATATAACCTTATTTGGTCACTCGAttcgttgtttcttttttgtttctttgatCCTCAGTctgaataattttgcaaataatCATTTTGCCGTAAGGCTGTACGAGGCTTTGCTTAAATTGACGGCGGTAAATTCGGGGATATAAAAGGGTACGGTAGTAGCATAAGGAACGATCATTCGGTACGCTGGAAAgcaaaataaaacgaaaatgagAAGGCATAAGAATCGGCGTCGGAGACGGCGCGTTTAAATTTCCAAGACAAGACTTTCTCCGCTGCCCACGCGGCGGTGGCGGTTCGTCGACAAATCTTCTGGACGCTTCCAGCAAGAGATGATCATCGCCCGTGGTCATTACTTGACCAATAAAGGACCAGAGAAGAATTCCCCGCGCGACGTGACTTATCAGGAATCGGTGACGCAACCGGTTAcgtagaaatataaaaaatatcgcggATCAAGATCAGGACGCCGAAGATATCAATGAAATGCAACTCTTCGCTAGGAAGAACTCCGGAAAGAATCGGTGAGCGATTACTTGACGGCAACAAAaatattggtaaaaatttttaagtgcGGAAGAAATTACGCAAGCCGAGGAATGTGCAATATATTTGTACGAATCGCAGTAATCGCTTCAACTTTACGTAACACTCGAAGTTGTGCAgtgatataataaatttcacgaGAATTCTCATCTTCGGGATGAAATCTTTTCGGACTTGGAGTGTTTGGTCTGTTCTTATTCCTGAATCCTTCGAAAAAATTCCTCAGCCATTTTTGTCAATGTGTAAATACTCCCTTCGCATTTGACTTGTACTTGAATTAAGGATCGATTCTGAGAATCGAAACTCTTCCTCCAAAGGGCGTGCATTTTCAACTTCCACGCATTTGGGTACCGTGTTTGCCTTTTACGATCGACAAACATTTCCACCTTTCCCGTCGCTTCGGCCAGAGTTTTGGTCCAGGATTTGGCCGCGCTTGCCACCGAGCCAAATCCTTTTACAATGATTTATCGCTATTCGACACGCACCGAGTTCGCGTGACCAAACCTCAATgaaagtgatttaaattgaatcaCGTATGCATATAATGCGAGCAGGCGAG from Neodiprion lecontei isolate iyNeoLeco1 chromosome 1, iyNeoLeco1.1, whole genome shotgun sequence includes these protein-coding regions:
- the LOC107222816 gene encoding endocuticle structural glycoprotein SgAbd-8; this translates as MNRLIVGLFALATVALAAPLDNTTPIPILRQAQDGPNPDGSYSWSYETGNGIQAQEQGYLENPGTDAEGMSVQGGYSYTGEDGVPIQVTYIANKDGFQPQGAHLPTPPPIPAEILQALEYIAAHPEENDIDAPKQPYN
- the LOC107222808 gene encoding endocuticle structural glycoprotein SgAbd-4; translation: MYSMRVLLLLAFSAGLSSSQEYFREPEKVISAEHNLGDNKGHYSFNYETEGGILQKEVGSRKYAGTSDETQLIQGSVQYNAPDGTPISLSWTADEFGTQVAGAHLPTPPPIPIAIQRALEWIAKQPSTTEVPEEEEPTKPPPRLRPETTLFNQQTRNQQPKKY